A window from Mangifera indica cultivar Alphonso chromosome 2, CATAS_Mindica_2.1, whole genome shotgun sequence encodes these proteins:
- the LOC123196444 gene encoding uncharacterized protein LOC123196444 translates to MPPEMLQTCVCQLNQSPWDVISETSSFSLTDLSEDEEDTVSDSEIFFDETDDIEGSATSLMETQEKFVPDEEEDNENNQSIINIEEVEIYNKRDQTNGGSNELEHSHEARQNGLIIKNSELAATKFVTKADGWGHPRLINTVGAASKCTEFYYYSGFGPFRGKKRDEAIKDITSCSQNTSSFSEIECLKVVYQRDGDDHENGFRKLEVINVEKKEKAEEKRIVRRRVA, encoded by the exons ATGCCACCAGAAATGTTGCAGACATGCGTCTGCCAACTCAACCAGTCGCCATGGGATGTCATCTCCGAAacatcttctttctctctcactGACCTG TcggaagatgaagaagatacCGTCTCAGACTCTGAAATATTCTTCGATGAAACCGATGATATTGAAGGGAG TGCCACTTCATTGATGGAGACACAAGAGAAGTTTGTGCCAGACGAGGAAGAAGATAACGAGAACAATCAATCAATAATCAATATTGAAGAAGTGGAAATCTATAACAAAAGAGATCAAACCAATGGCGGCAGCAATGAGCTTGAACATTCGCACGAAGCAAGACAAAATGGTTTAATCATCAAAAACTCTGAATTAGCAGCGACAAAATTTGTGACTAAAGCAGACGGCTGGGGCCATCCTCGGCTAATCAATACCGTCGGCGCTGCCTCAAAATGTACCGAATTTTACTATTATTCAGGGTTTGGGCCGTTTCGGGGCAAGAAGAGAGATGAAGCAATCAAGGATATAACAAGTTGTAGTCAAAATACGTCTTCTTTTTCAGAAATCGAATGTTTAAAAGTGGTCTACCAACGTGACGGCGATGATCATGAGAATGGTTTTCGTAAATTAGAAGTTATAAAtgttgagaaaaaagagaaggcTGAGGAGAAGAGAATTGTCCGCAGACGAGTAGCTTAA
- the LOC123208436 gene encoding beta-glucosidase 11-like, producing the protein MEFLHLVIFFIVLSIKRVGCGNQFSRDDFPPDFVFGSGSSAYQIEGAAAADGRTPSIWDTFAHSGTSHGANGDVACDHYHKYKEDVQLMVDTGLEAYRFSISWSRLIPNGRGPVNPKGLQYYNNLINELISHGIQPHVTLHHHDLPQVLEDEYGGWLNRKIVKDFTAYADVCFKRFGDRVSYWTTLNEANVFVLGGYDLGFLPPQRCSLPFGINCSRGNSSSEPYIAAHHILLAHASAARLYKKKYKEKQHGYIGLNLFAYWFVPFRNTTEDAIATERANEFYLGWFVNPLVSGEYPISMKKNAGSRMPDFTNLESMRVKGSFDFLGVNYYNIMYVKDNSDSLKDEHRDVNADMAVQLIPMLDNSSTFEFPVAPWGLQGVLEYFKQLYGNPPIYIHENGQRMQRNSTLEDWPRVKSLSEYIEGLLPSLRNGSNVRGYFTWSFLDLFEMLDGYESGYGLYYVDLDDPDLSRYPKLSAKWYTQFLKGQRNISDRIIQLEKNLSAFATAQIFQ; encoded by the exons ATGGAGTTTCTGCACCTTGTAATTTTCTTCATTGTTCTTTCCATAAAAAGGGTTGGCTGTGGCAATCAATTTAGCAGAGATGACTTCCCTCCTGACTTTGTCTTCGGCTCAGGTAGCTCAGCTTATCAg ATTGAAGGTGCAGCTGCTGCAGATGGAAGGACTCCAAGCATATGGGACACTTTTGCTCACTCTg GAACTTCGCATGGAGCTAATGGAGATGTTGCATGTGATCACTATCATAAATATAAG GAAGATGTCCAACTCATGGTAGACACTGGTTTAGAAGCCTACAGATTTTCCATTTCATGGTCGAGACTTATCCCAA ATGGAAGAGGACCGGTTAATCCGAAGGGTTTACAGTATTACAACAATCTCATCAATGAATTAATCAGTCATG GAATCCAGCCACATGTTACATTACATCATCATGATCTTCCACAGGTGCTTGAAGATGAGTATGGAGGATGGCTTAATCGAAAGATTGT GAAAGACTTCACAGCTTATGCAGATGTATGCTTTAAAAGGTTTGGTGACAGGGTTTCATACTGGACAACTTTGAATGAGGCCAATGTGTTTGTACTGGGAGGCTATGACCTTGGATTTCTGCCGCCCCAACGTTGCTCTTTACCGTTTGGAATTAACTGTTCTAGAGGCAACTCATCATCTGAGCCATACATAGCAGCTCATCATATCTTGTTAGCACATGCATCAGCTGCAAGATTATACAAGAAAAAGTATAAG GAAAAGCAACATGGATATATAGGACTCAATTTGTTTGCGTATTGGTTTGTTCCTTTTAGAAATACAACAGAAGATGCAATTGCCACTGAAAGAGCAAACGAGTTCTACCTTGGTTG GTTTGTGAATCCATTGGTATCTGGAGAATATCCTATCTCAATGAAGAAGAATGCTGGCTCGAGAATGCCAGACTTCACCAATCTGGAATCCATGCGGGTTAAGGGTTCATTTGACTTCCTTGGAGTCAACTATTACAACATAATGTATGTCAAGGACAATTCTGACAGTCTAAAGGACGAACATAGAGATGTTAATGCAGACATGGCAGTACAGCTGATAC CCATGCTTGATAACTCATCAACATTTGAG TTTCCTGTTGCACCTTGGGGTCTGCAAGGAGTGCTGGAGTATTTTAAGCAACTTTATGGCAACCCTCCTATTTACATCCATGAAAACG GTCAGCGGATGCAACGCAATTCAACGTTAGAAGATTGGCCAAGGGTTAAGTCTTTGTCCGAATACATAGAAGGTTTGCTTCCCTCATTGAG gaaTGGATCAAATGTTAGAGGCTATTTCACTTGGTCCTTCCTAGATCTATTCGAGATGTTGGACGGCTACGAGTCAGGCTACGGGCTGTATTATGTAGATTTGGATGACCCAGATTTATCCAGATACCCCAAGCTCTCTGCTAAGTGGTACACTCAATTTCTGAAGGGCCAAAGAAACATTTCAGATAGGATTATTCAACTTGAGAAGAATTTATCAGCATTTGCTACTGCTCAAATCTTTCAGTAG
- the LOC123204485 gene encoding putative pentatricopeptide repeat-containing protein At3g23330, translated as MMAIFGIPFAAHNPLSLQTMKQPKLYSFSTRNCQTLASTLAQFDTYSTTPKTHLPNARNSTKHASLVQNVTLMLQSLDFTNPDACTEIYALIFKKCKQFNNLELGSQLHAHLIVCGVELCAFLGSQLLELYCKLGRVNDARKVFEKMPERNVFSWTSMMGMYNVLGYYEEIVNLFYLMTSEGVRPDHFVFPKVFKACSELKDFRVGKDVYDYMISIEFEGNACVKRSLLDMFIKCGRMEIARELFEEIEFKDVVMWNMMVSGYASRGDFDKALKCVKDMKLDGVFPDQVTWNSIITGYAQNGRLKEASKWFIQMSDLKDFKPNLVSWTALIAGHEQNGYSSQALHFFKQMLNQGVKPNSRTIASVISACTNLYLLHHGKEIHGYCIKKDRLRSDLMVGNSLVDFYAKCQCLDAARWEFGKIEHKDLVSWNTMLAGCALEGFYEESIELLNEMEIQGVEPDIITWNGLITGFTQSGQGKIALEFFYRMNQTDIEPNTTSISGVLAACAQVKDLKLGKEIHGYVIRHHIQLSTGVGSALISMYAASCCLKSSLSVFNQLSTRDIVIWNSILSAFVQSGRVIDSLNLLQHMILTNVKPDTVTIVSVLPACAKLAALRQGKEIHQFIIRNGLSIGIFVWNALIDMYGRCGAIEKSRKVFELMPRNDLVSWNIMISVFGMHGFGMDAVNLFRCLRAIGLKPNHATFTNLLSACSHSGLFDEGWKYFEMMKIEYNMEPAMEQYCCMVDLMARAGQFDEALDFIKKMPFEPNSAVWGSLLGGCRIHRNPDLAEYAAGHLLELEPQVSGNYILLANIYSTAGRWEDAAKVRCLMKERGVTKSPGCSWIDVKGIIHSFIVGDTSHPLMDEILDKLESLYFEIKKIGYVPDTNYVLQNVEEDKKEFSLCGHSEKLALAFGLISTEGGSPLRIIKNLRMCGDCHSATKYISKVEKREIIMRDNYRFHHFVNGACSCGDYW; from the coding sequence ATGATGGCCATCTTTGGAATCCCGTTTGCCGCTCATAACCCTCTCTCATTACAGACTATGAAACAGCCTAAGTTATACTCCTTTTCAACAAGGAATTGTCAAACATTAGCTTCAACACTTGCTCAATTTGACACTTATTCAACAACACCCAAAACCCATTTACCCAATGCCAGGAATTCCACCAAGCATGCCTCTCTTGTTCAGAATGTAACCCTTATGCTTCAATCTTTGGACTTCACAAACCCTGATGCTTGTACTGAAATTTATgctttaatctttaaaaaatgcaAACAATTCAATAATCTGGAACTGGGTTCTCAACTTCATGCTCATTTGATTGTTTGTGGAGTTGAACTgtgtgcattcctgggtagtcAATTGCTGGAGTTATACTGTAAACTTGGTCGTGTAAATGATGCTCgcaaagtttttgaaaaaatgcCTGAAAGAAATGTGTTTAGTTGGACTTCAATGATGGGAATGTATAATGTGCTGGGTTATTATGAagaaattgtaaatttgttttatttgatgacTAGTGAAGGAGTTAGACCTGATCACTTTGTTTTTCCGAAGGTTTTTAAGGCATGTTCGGAGTTGAAGGATTTTCGAGTAGGGAAGGATGtttatgattatatgattagtATTGAATTTGAAGGGAACGCTTGTGTTAAGAGATCTTTGCTTGACATGTTCATAAAATGTGGAAGAATGGAAATAGCAAGGGAGTTGTTTGAGGAAATTGAGTTTAAGGATGTTGTGATGTGGAACATGATGGTTTCGGGTTATGCATCAAGAGGAGATTTTGACAAGGCCTTAAAATGTGTCAAGGATATGAAGCTTGATGGTGTTTTTCCTGATCAAGTCACATGGAATTCAATTATCACAGGATATGCCCAAAATGGACGACTCAAGGAGGCTTCTAAGTGGTTTATTCAAATGAGTGATTTGAAAGACTTTAAACCAAATTTGGTGTCTTGGACTGCATTGATAGCTGGACATGAGCAGAATGGTTATTCATCTCAGGCTTTgcatttttttaagcaaatgcTGAATCAAGGAGTGAAACCGAACTCCAGAACCATAGCTAGTGTAATTTCAGCTTGTACCAACTTGTATTTGCTTCATCATGGCAAGGAGATCCATGGATACTGTATAAAGAAGGACAGGTTGCGGTCAGATTTAATGGTAGGTAACTCATTGGTTGACTTCTATGCTAAGTGCCAGTGTCTAGATGCTGCACGTTGGGAATTTGGCAAAATTGAACACAAAGATTTGGTATCTTGGAATACAATGCTAGCTGGTTGTGCACTTGAAGGTTTTTATGAGGAATCCATTGAACTTCTCAATGAGATGGAGATACAAGGTGTTGAACCGGACATTATCACATGGAATGGGCTGATTACAGGTTTTACCCAAAGTGGACAAGGGAAGATAGCTCTTGAGTTTTTCTATAGAATGAACCAAACAGATATTGAACCAAACACCACTTCTATATCTGGGGTTCTTGCTGCTTGTGCCCAAGTAAAGGATTTGAAGTTAGGAAAGGAGATTCATGGCTATGTTATAAGGCACCATATTCAACTATCAACAGGTGTAGGAAGTGCTCTTATTTCAATGTATGCAGCTTCTTGTTGTTTAAAGAGTTCCCTCTCTGTTTTTAATCAGCTCTCCACTAGAGACATTGTCATTTGGAATTCAATTCTCTCTGCCTTTGTGCAAAGTGGGCGAGTGATTGATTCTTTGAACTTACTTCAACATATGATACTCACTAACGTGAAACCTGATACTGTAACAATAGTCTCAGTCCTTCCAGCATGTGCAAAATTAGCTGCTCTGCGCCAGGGTAAAGAAATTCATCAGTTCATCATCAGGAATGGACTCAGTATTGGAATTTTTGTATGGAATGCTCTTATTGACATGTATGGACGATGTGGAGCAATCGAAAAGAGTCGAAAAGTTTTTGAGTTAATGCCCCGTAATGATCTAGTCTCGTGGAACATCATGATTTCGGTTTTTGGAATGCATGGTTTTGGGATGGATGCTGTAAACCTTTTTCGATGTTTGAGAGCAATTGGACTGAAGCCAAACCATGCGAcatttacaaatctcttatCTGCTTGTAGTCATTCAGGATTATTTGATGAAGGGTGGAAGTATtttgaaatgatgaaaatagaGTACAACATGGAACCAGCCATGGAGCAATATTGTTGTATGGTGGATCTAATGGCACGTGCTGGCCAGTTTGATGAAGCACTAGACTTCATAAAGAAGATGCCCTTTGAACCCAATTCAGCTGTTTGGGGATCTTTATTAGGTGGTTGTAGAATACATCGTAACCCAGACCTTGCTGAATATGCAGCAGGGCATCTTCTTGAACTTGAGCCTCAAGTTTCTGGGAATTACATACTGTTGGCAAACATTTACTCCACAGCAGGGCGATGGGAGGATGCAGCTAAAGTACGATGCTTAATGAAAGAAAGAGGAGTGACTAAATCTCCAGGTTGCAGCTGGATTGACGTGAAGGGCATAATTCATAGCTTCATTGTTGGTGATACTTCACACCCATTGATGGATGAAATATTGGACAAGTTAGAAAGCTTGTATTTTGAGATAAAGAAAATCGGATACGTCCCAGATACAAATTATGTGCTGCAGAATgttgaagaagataaaaaggaGTTTAGCCTGTGTGGACATAGTGAAAAGTTGGCATTAGCATTTGGTTTGATAAGTACAGAGGGTGGAAGCCCTTTAAGAATAATCAAGAACTTGAGAATGTGTGGAGATTGCCACTCTGCAACTAAGTATATATCCAAGGTTGAAAAGAGAGAGATCATAATGAGGGACAATTACAGGTTTCATCACTTTGTTAATGGTGCATGCTCATGTGGAGATTACTGGTAA